In one window of Miscanthus floridulus cultivar M001 chromosome 12, ASM1932011v1, whole genome shotgun sequence DNA:
- the LOC136497232 gene encoding protein argonaute 2-like produces MEYERGGGGGRGGGGGGGYGRQHGGGGDGRGGYGPRGGEYGGGDGRGGYRPRGGEYSGDGGGYGHDGGGYGGGRGGGGYHQGPRGGRGGQAYGPGGGRGGNAWALAPGAGRGRGVGGGAAEYAPVRGPAPAPAPAARAVALAPKDKDAPSSSESVERIASSELARVELLASTLAATSSAGTRVPMQRPDSGGSLSQAKVKLLVNHFVVNYREVTTIFHYDINIKLDEASSKASGKELSKAEFLSVKDELFRESSLRRLSSCVAYDGGRNLYTSAELPAGLFRVRVRSKTYIVSVDLKKQLPLSQLSELPVPRKVLQGLDVVVREASRWRKIILGRGFYSPSSSVDIGQGAVAMKGTQQTLKCTQQGLILCVDYSVMPFYKGGPVMDIVQKLVPHLDYRTTLNKRQMGNLVDELKGRRVTVIHRRTNQKYTVQGLTPLPASQMTFVDAESGQTKRLVDYYAQKHGKVIEYQMLPFLDLSRSKDKPNYVPIELCTLLEGQGFPKANLDKNSDRILKGKALIPASNRRNEIQDLVNASDGPCSGEIAQQFGISLDGRMTEVTGRILPPPNLKLGASNGQTYKLSIDQNCQWNLVKKRLVEGRDLQCWGIVDFSAEPSHPWQEPLNRWMFVEKIVKKCCELGIRMNSNPCFVHTSKMAVLSDPHRLQEELNKAKQAAVSKKQRLQLLFCPMSKQHPGYKTVKLICDTQLGILTQCFLSDRANNPNGQDQYMTNLALQINGKLGGSNVQLFDSLPRVGGRAPFMFIGADVSHPSPGDVESPSIAGVVASMNSSANKYVTRIRPQRHRCEVIQQLGEICLELIGVFEKQNGVKPQKIIYFRDGVSDGQFDMVLNEELAGLEKAIKVDGYAPTITVIVCKKRHHTRLFPKDQGQPQTKNGNMPPGTVVDTGVVDPSTYDFYLCSHTGILGTSRPTHYYCLVDEHGFGSDDLQKLIYNLCFVFALCTTPVSLVTPVYYADLAAYRGRVYYEATVMASQRGMGPASSASSTSSVGTFDFTNFPRPHKDVEDNMFFI; encoded by the exons ATGGAGTACgagcgcggaggcggaggcgggcggggcggcggaggtggcggcggGTACGGGCGGCAGCacggaggcggcggcgacggccgcgGCGGATACGGGCCCCGCGGAGGCGagtacggcggcggcgacggccgaGGCGGTTACAGGCCCCGCGGAGGCGAGTACAGCGGTGACGGAGGGGGTTACGGGCACGACGGAGGAGGCTACGGCGGGGGCCGTGGAGGCGGCGGTTACCACCAAGGGCCTCGCggagggcgcggcggccaggcgtaCGGGCccggcggcggccgtggcggcaACGCGTGGGCGCTGGCGCCGGGTGCGGGTAGAGGTCGTGGAgttggcggcggcgcggccgagTACGCCCCCGTCAGGGggcccgcgcccgcgcctgcGCCTGCGGCGAGGGCGGTTGCGCTTGCGCCCAAAGACAAGGACGCGCCGAGTTCGTCGGAATCCGTTG AACGCATCGCATCCAGTGAATTGGCCAGAGTAGAACTACTAGCATCCACACTAGCTGCCACATCTTCTGCTGGCACACGAGTGCCAATGCAGAGACCTGATTCTGGAGGTTCATTATCTCAAGCAAAGGTCAAACTTTTGGTGAATCACTTCGTTGTCAACTACCGAGAGGTGACAACTATTTTTCACTACGACATAAACATCAAGCTTGATGAAGCTTCCTCCAAGGCTTCAGGCAAAGAACTCTCCAAGGCAGAATTTCTTTCTGTCAAGGATGAACTCTTCAGGGAAAGCAGTTTACGGCGTCTTTCCTCATGTGTTGCTTATGATGGCGGAAGAAATCTCTACACTTCTGCTGAACTGCCAGCAGGTTTATTTCGTGTGAGAGTTCGATCAAAGACCTACATTGTATCAGTAGATTTGAAGAAGCAGCTGCCATTAAGTCAACTCTCAGAGTTACCTGTGCCTAGAAAGGTCTTGCAGGGTCTTGATGTTGTTGTGCGTGAGGCCTCCAGATGGCGCAAGATTATCCTTGGTAGAGGATTTTACTCACCAAGCAGCAGTGTAGACATTGGGCAGGGTGCTGTAGCAATGAAAGGAACCCAGCAGACCCTTAAATGCACTCAGCAAGGGCTGATCCTGTGTGTTGACTATTCAGTTATGCCATTTTACAAAGGTGGGCCAGTGATGGATATTGTTCAGAAATTAGTGCCCCACCTTGATTACCGGACAACACTGAACAAGAGGCAAATGGGAAATCTGGTTGATGAGCTAAAAGGCCGACGTGTGACTGTGATTCATCGGAGGACTAATCAGAAGTACACAGTGCAAGGGTTGACACCCTTACCTGCCAGCCAGATGACCTTTGTGGATGCTGAATCCGGCCAAACAAAGAGGCTTGTGGATTATTATGCTCAGAAACATGGCAAGGTGATTGAGTATCAGATGCTGCCATTCTTGGATTTGAGCAGGAGCAAGGACAAACCGAATTATGTGCCAATTGAGCTCTGCACTCTTCTTGAAGGACAGGGGTTTCCAAAAGCAAACTTGGATAAGAATTCTGATAGGATACTAAAAGGGAAGGCTCTAATTCCTGCATCTAATCGGAGGAATGAGATTCAAGACTTGGTGAATGCTTCGGATGGACCTTGCAG CGGAGAAATTGCACAGCAATTTGGGATTTCCTTGGATGGGCGAATGACAGAAGTCACGGGTAGGATACTACCCCCACCAAACCTCAAACTTGGGGCATCCAATGGCCAGACCTACAAATTAAGTATCGATCAGAACTGCCAGTGGAACCTTGTGAAGAAGAGACTAGTAGAGGGCCGGGATCTTCAGTGCTGGGGCATCGTTGACTTCAGTGCTGAGCCGTCTCACCCCTGGCAGGAGCCCCTCAATAGATGGATGTTTGTTGAGAAGATTGTGAAGAAGTGCTGTGAGCTTGGTATCCGTATGAACTCTAATCCATGCTTCGTACACACATCAAAGATGGCAGTGCTCTCCGATCCACATCGACTTCAGGAGGAGCTAAACAAAGCAAAACAGGCTGCAGTGAGCAAGAAGCAGAGGTTGCAGCTCCTTTTCTGCCCGATGTCCAAGCAGCATCCAGGGTACAAGACAGTGAAGCTGATTTGTGATACACAGCTGGGGATCCTGACCCAGTGTTTCCTGAGCGACCGCGCAAACAATCCAAATGGGCAGGACCAGTACATGACCAACCTTGCTCTCCAGATTAATGGCAAGCTTGGGGGCAGCAACGTTCAGCTGTTTGACTCGCTCCCACGGGTCGGTGGTCGGGCACCTTTCATGTTCATCGGTGCTGACGTTAGCCACCCGTCACCTGGGGACGTGGAGAGCCCATCAATCGCTGGCGTGGTTGCGTCTATGAACTCCAGTGCCAACAAGTACGTGACAAGAATCCGTCCCCAGCGACACCGCTGCGAGGTGATCCAGCAGCTTGGTGAGATCTGCCTGGAGCTCATTGGAGTCTTTGAGAAGCAAAATGGCGTGAAGCCACAGAAGATCATCTACTTCCGTGACGGCGTGAGCGACGGCCAGTTCGACATGGTCCTGAATGAGGAGCTGGCTGGCCTGGAGAAGGCGATCAAGGTGGATGGCTACGCGCCGACCATCACTGTGATCGTTTGCAAGAAGCGGCACCACACGCGGCTGTTCCCCAAGGACCAGGGCCAGCCGCAGACGAAGAACGGGAACATGCCGCCTGGCACGGTGGTGGACACGGGCGTGGTGGACCCGTCTACCTACGACTTCTACCTGTGCAGCCACACCGGTATTCTGGGGACGAGCAGGCCGACGCACTACTACTGCCTGGTGGACGAGCACGGCTTCGGGTCTGACGACCTGCAGAAGCTGATCTACAACCTGTGCTTCGTGTTCGCACTGTGCACCACGCCGGTGTCGCTGGTGACGCCCGTCTACTACGCCGACCTCGCGGCATACCGTGGCAGGGTCTACTACGAGGCAACCGTGATGGCGTCCCAGCGAGGGATGGGGCCGGCTTCTTCGGCATCCTCGACCTCCTCTGTTGGGACTTTTGACTTCACTAACTTCCCGAGGCCGCACAAGGACGTGGAggacaacatgttcttcatctGA